In Miscanthus floridulus cultivar M001 chromosome 8, ASM1932011v1, whole genome shotgun sequence, the sequence GGAAGCGCTGCCGCTGGATCTCGCCGGTGGTGCGAATGGAGAGAGCGAGATGGGGAGTCCGAGCTCGGGAGGGTTTTTATAGGAGCAACGACACGGGTGGTCCTCCGGCGAACCGCGTCGGGAACGTGGTGTTGGCCCGGGGGATCCGGGGTTGGCATGGCTGGTCCTGCTGGTGGGCCGTTTTGCAAATCCCCTTGCGCGTCCGTTGCTGATCcgggtttttgtttttttttaatgagAACTGGAGGGATTCGCACCCCTACAGTGATTTATTAAAAAGAAGACAGGCGGTTCAATACAGATAAACACAAAGCAGGGGATGGAAAGAGAATTAAAGCCAAAGAAGTTTTAAGAAAAACAACAGGGTCACCACCGAAAGGAGCAGGGCTAAGCTAAATCTGCAATCCATTGATTAATTCCTGGCGGGTAGCTCCTTTTAGCTCGCAGCAGTAATAACTGGAGCTCATCCCTGAAGTTTTGTTTAGACGCTCGAAGGTTCGGGTTGATCCGACGAAAAATCATGCCGTTTCTTGCCTTCCAAATGGTCCGGCACATTAAAATGATGATCTCCATAAAGAAAGACACCTGGAGCTGATCTTTGAAACTTTGAAGGCTCTGAAAAGGAACAATATTCTGATCAACAATGCCACGAGCCCGCCCGCTCTCGGCAGTCTGCATGCTGGTCGCGGGTCGCCCGGCCTCGGCGTGTCCACCGAGCGCCTGCTGCGTGGAGCTGAGCCCGGGCGGCGGGAGCCGTTCCGACACGTGGCGGCCGGGGACGGGCGAGACGGGGCTCCACCGGGCGCTCTGCGGGTGGTCGCCTGCCCGCGAGGCGGCGAGCGAGCTATTTAATCCGGCCGGGGGCCTACTCCTTCCTACTCGCTTTCGCTTTGGCACCGCCCCGCCGCCGTCGAAGAACTCGAAGACGGAGCGAACAGGGCTCTATTTCATTGGTGACAAGTAAATTACTTTCCTCAATCGGTCTCTTAACACTACTAGAAAGAATATCTCTAATAGATATATCAATTAAAACGATATGATTAGATTGGGAACTTTGGTAAAATACTTGTACTTTGTACCTTATCAATCATGTTGAAGCAGTGTAGGTCTTCTAACACCATCGTAAAGCCAACAGCTGCTGGCACTCTGGCACTTCCTCCATATCTTCAGGGGTTTCATCTTTAGTGACTTGGTGTTCTTTGTTAACCAAACATGGTTCGGCTATAATTTGAGGATCATGAACAACACGATAGTCACTAGATAAATGCACCACCCCTTTGACTCCTGAAAAATCTGAGTCTAGCTAATTTCTTGCGCTTCCCATATTTTGCCACAACTAGACTTGTTTCTTGAGAAGGAGTCGATTCGAAATGGATATTGTTTTGTTCGGTCTTGTTATCCGAACACTCGCTTATATCCGAACTAACTCTTTCTTTCTCACTTGTGTCAGCTAACAATGCTTTGTCTTCTTGCACAACTATGATTTCAATTTCATCAGGATCTGGATACTCTTGACCTTCTTTTTTCATTTCAAGATAGTACTTCTCAAATTTCTTCTGTCTACCCAGAAAAGCATCCTACGTTCCACCAAAATAAAATTGCCATTTAATACTTCCAGGCTTTGGAAACACAATATGAGTTGAATTGTGAGTACTAACTACTACACGTggtgctgaattttcattgattcggcTATGGTTGCTAGCTAGTAACACGTGAAGCCGAATCATGAGTATTAGCACTTGAATGCCTTGCTGAAATTTCATTAGTTCGGCCAATAGTTATTAGTAACATATAAAGCCGAATTATGAATGCTAGCATTTGCATATGATGCTGAATTTGTAGGCCAAACCTTTGATCTATTAGCATATCGTGCATCATATgaaatttgagagtaattggaCAAATAATTAGCATCACCATAGCCAATTCTCTCATTCATCGGCATATCTTGTGGTGGAACCACATATCGTGAGCGTGTAGTCGATGAATAAAGAtatgtgttgggttcataaacccggggttccccatggacctgcttcccagcaaaagctcggcccatcagacgacgttgcgaacgacgcgcaactcctgggccggcacaAAAatctaacgacaggccagaagggcgatccagtctccgaccggaagacctggccaaggaggaacgacgctcgctttcgactacagcccgcctctccgatcggaaggcctggctaaggagaggaacgacgcttgcttccgactctgacctgcctctccgaccggaaggtctcgCTCACTTTCGACTCCGgtccgcctctctgaccggaaggcctggctaaggaggaacgacgctcgcttccgactccgacccgcttcttcgaccgggaatacaccgaacctctgcttacaactcttctccgaccgagaggcgaccggggacgcccgctcggtgaagacCCAGGAAACAGATAGAGCAAGTATGGCGGGGCGCTCCAGTCAATTGCAATACCAAGGATCGTACCCTGCACACTTGCAGGATAGTACTGTCatgtcatgtcagaagggtactttataatcttccagacatgtcagaacaccaacagtgttgtgggcgtcgacatttgacctacagtatggtaggcgacgacatttaccatactagaagaacacggtggaaccaaccacatgcatccagccatcaacagtattgagggcgccgacaaaccgtcttgtacccgacgacgtgggcaacaagactaggtagcacacacactctttctctcacactctctcttgtaaagtcgtcccctttatctataaaaggggtggCTTCTCTCCAAAAGGGGGACGATCAATTCTCATAGACGATTCGAACAAACACCGATTCAGCACACTTGATTATGATCCCCTCTGCTTGGCTCTAGCACTCTAAAGCCAAACAGAGCACACGTTCTAACACTTAGCGCAcgtcggagctcccgtcactcttggcccttcggtccggagtccgaccagacctttgataacccccatcttactctatctcgtttgtaaccccacagcaaacttcgagcacctgggctcaggaataaagtcaccgaccgactcaaactggacgtagggcacgttgcctgaaccagtataaaccctgtgtcattgagtgctaggccacatccgatcacaacgtacggcaaaacgacaaatatttactagttggtcacttttcgcaccgatagttggcgccgtccgtggggaggacgccgtacgttcacgctattggtcattggatggcccacctttccgccaccttcggcatggcgggctcaagcgatacgactcgcttcggctcactggagtttcccacgcttccgcctgttgggatgtgggttcctcccgtcttcgagCTGTCCCAGGCCctgaattttttacattttggcccttttttgaaagtttctcataaatacacccctgacggaaagaattcagaaaataaacccttagctcggcgccattggtgctggcaccgagctaacacgtctcggcgccagcgtctctggcgccgagctcctgggtacggtagatgacatggcagtgagctcgaTGCTAGAGTGACTATGCTCCcacctctttccacgacctcaaAATGCTGAAACGGAGACGGAAAAGAACCCAACTACTACAAAACAAAACGTATATCTGATTATAGTCGTTGTTATTCCATACTCATTTGACTGCGAAAGATGAACAATCCAACAGTGGCCAGGCATCCATCCATCCCTCCCGGTGCATCCTACCGGTCGCGGACGCTGGCCATAGCCAGGGAAAGACCGCCGACCAGGGACGCGAACAGCCCGAACGCCGCCGCTGGGCCGAGGGTGCCGGCGGCGAGTGCAGTGGCGGCTGAGGAGGCGACGACGATGCCCAACACAGCTGAGAGGTTGCCGCCATGCTCGTTTCCGGCGCCCGCACCGGCTGCCTTGACGCCGCCCGCAATCAGATCCCCGGCTTTGCCACCCACGGCCGCGTCGCCGTCGACCGAGACCTGCGCGTACGTTCACATGTCAGATGAGTGGTCAGGAGTGAGCTCTGCTCCACTCAAAACAGAGGCAGCGACAATCGAACACGGACGCGTGGCGTCTCGAGAAATTGCACGTGCACAGGCCCAGCTCACCTGCACGGCGTAAGTAGGGGGACGCGAGGCGCGTAACGCCGCCACGGCGGGCACGACGACGTTGTCAGGCGGCAGGAGCACGTCGTAGACGTCCTGCTCGGTGGCGCGGTCGTTGCCGACGAGCGTCTGGACGAAAGGCACCCCGTCCTCACGTGGGGATGCGACGCCGTCGGAGCAGCTGTCGAGCTCGAGCGCAGGCGTTCCTGCGATGTGGTTGTTGTCGAGGAGGAGCGCGACGACGACGGGCGCGGCGTACTCGCGCGCGGGGAGGCCGTTGTCGTAGAACGCGCCCATATAGCCGTGGGCGGCGCGCTGGGGGCAGACCTCGTCGCCACAGTGGCCCATCCAAGCGTGCGAGAACCCTTTCTCCTTCTGGAACAGGCTTCCCTCCATGTCGCCGAGCATCTGGAGCGCTGACGCATCCAGGTACACCACCACCTTGCCGTCCTCCTCCATGAGCTACGAAAGAAAAGACAAGCATCACGCACACAGCACGTTGCTCTGTTCGGACCGGCAGGTAGGCAGGTAGAGCTTGTACCCGCAGGATGCGGCGCTCGGAGTACTCGTTGACGGCGTCGCTGTTTCCGTCGCCGGCGAATTTGACGGCCGGCGAGTCGTCGGGCCCGGAAAACAATCCGGGCAGCTGGCGGCGGAGTCCCTCGTCCGGCACGACGACGTCGACGGGGAGCGCGGCGTGGTACCGCGCGTCGGCTCCTTCGCCACGCAGGGGCGCCGCCACCGGTGCGGCGGCACCGTGAGCGTCGGCGATCTGCCGACGGAGTTCCTCCGGCAGGTCCTGGAACCGGACCACGGCAAAGGGCGCGCAGTAGCCTGCACCAGTGGGCAGCGGCTTGGCTAGCACCACCAGGCGGTCCGCTTCGATCCCGCCGTACGCGCTCGGCATCGCCTCCCGaggcgcgccggcgccggcgccggtgccAGCCTCGGGCATCTTCCCCTGCGCCATGCTGTTCGGGGCGAGCTCTGGGAAGAGCTTGGTTTCGACTTTTCGAGGTCGAGGCAGGACCGCACTTGTGGGATGCTTGGGGCGTGTTTGCGATCCCGTACCTGGCCGGCCTGGCCAGCCCAACTGGCCCAGGCTTGGGCAGGCCTGTTCCAAGTGGTACAACAGCACGTGTTTGCGTCTATGTACCCAGTGAGCCCGGCTCAGGCGAGGCTATGTTT encodes:
- the LOC136472050 gene encoding uncharacterized protein, whose protein sequence is MAQGKMPEAGTGAGAGAPREAMPSAYGGIEADRLVVLAKPLPTGAGYCAPFAVVRFQDLPEELRRQIADAHGAAAPVAAPLRGEGADARYHAALPVDVVVPDEGLRRQLPGLFSGPDDSPAVKFAGDGNSDAVNEYSERRILRLMEEDGKVVVYLDASALQMLGDMEGSLFQKEKGFSHAWMGHCGDEVCPQRAAHGYMGAFYDNGLPAREYAAPVVVALLLDNNHIAGTPALELDSCSDGVASPREDGVPFVQTLVGNDRATEQDVYDVLLPPDNVVVPAVAALRASRPPTYAVQVSVDGDAAVGGKAGDLIAGGVKAAGAGAGNEHGGNLSAVLGIVVASSAATALAAGTLGPAAAFGLFASLVGGLSLAMASVRDR